In a genomic window of Streptomyces sp. SJL17-4:
- a CDS encoding histone H1-like repetitive region-containing protein — protein sequence MVAKKTAAKKPSAAGSTGSAEGAKDVAGKRTTVAEPPTVAKRTITKKSDAKKITAKKTTAKKTTTAKKAAVKKTAVTDSAGEAVAEETVAPKAAAKKTPAKKAAAKKAAAEAPAAKKQTGARTVAAKKTAGGVTTAGDEAAVPPARTGELAVRPGEDPWTPAEVAEARNELQSEVLRLRSELAHSQEELTGLMRDSGDGAGDDQADTGTKNITREHELALAANAREMLEQSEHALERLDAGTYGLCEVCGKPIGKARMQAFPRATLCVEDKQRQERRG from the coding sequence ATGGTGGCGAAGAAGACCGCCGCGAAGAAGCCCTCGGCCGCCGGTTCCACCGGTTCGGCGGAGGGCGCCAAGGACGTGGCCGGGAAGAGGACGACGGTCGCGGAGCCGCCGACGGTCGCGAAGAGGACCATCACGAAGAAGTCCGACGCGAAGAAGATCACCGCGAAGAAGACCACCGCGAAGAAGACCACCACCGCGAAGAAGGCCGCCGTGAAGAAGACCGCCGTGACGGACAGCGCGGGGGAGGCGGTCGCCGAGGAAACGGTTGCCCCCAAGGCCGCCGCCAAGAAGACGCCCGCCAAGAAGGCCGCGGCGAAGAAGGCGGCCGCCGAGGCGCCCGCCGCGAAGAAGCAGACAGGAGCCAGGACGGTGGCAGCGAAGAAGACGGCGGGTGGCGTCACGACCGCCGGGGACGAGGCCGCCGTGCCTCCCGCCCGGACCGGCGAGCTCGCGGTACGTCCGGGGGAGGACCCCTGGACCCCGGCCGAGGTCGCCGAGGCCCGCAACGAGCTCCAGTCCGAGGTGCTGCGGCTCCGCAGCGAGCTCGCGCACTCCCAGGAGGAGCTCACCGGCCTCATGCGGGACTCGGGCGACGGCGCGGGGGACGACCAGGCCGACACCGGCACCAAGAACATCACGCGCGAGCACGAGCTCGCCCTGGCCGCCAACGCCCGGGAGATGCTGGAGCAGAGCGAGCACGCCCTGGAACGGCTCGACGCGGGCACGTACGGCCTCTGCGAGGTGTGCGGGAAGCCGATCGGCAAGGCGCGGATGCAGGCCTTCCCCCGGGCCACGCTCTGCGTCGAGGACAAGCAGCGGCAGGAGCGGCGCGGCTGA
- the lspA gene encoding signal peptidase II, with the protein MAEAERIIGTPDSSGAEEPAASDETAATPDDGTATPDDASAAPQERPRGRRRILALFVVAVLAYLLDLGSKMLVVAKLEGREPIPVIGDWLRFDAIRNPGAAFGMGEAFTIIFTCIAAAVIVVIIRLARKLYSLPWAIALGLLLGGALGNLTDRIFRSPGVFEGAVVDFIAPAHFAVFNLADSAIVCGGILIVILSFRGLDPDGTIHKD; encoded by the coding sequence GTGGCAGAGGCGGAGCGCATCATCGGTACGCCGGATTCATCAGGGGCCGAGGAGCCGGCCGCCTCCGACGAGACGGCGGCCACGCCCGACGACGGTACGGCCACGCCCGACGACGCGTCGGCCGCTCCCCAGGAGCGGCCGAGGGGCAGGCGCAGGATCCTCGCCCTGTTCGTCGTGGCCGTTCTCGCCTACCTGCTCGACCTGGGCAGCAAGATGCTCGTGGTCGCCAAGCTGGAGGGCCGTGAGCCGATCCCGGTGATCGGCGACTGGCTGCGCTTCGACGCCATCCGGAACCCGGGTGCCGCGTTCGGCATGGGCGAGGCCTTCACGATCATCTTCACCTGCATCGCGGCCGCCGTGATCGTCGTGATCATCCGGCTGGCGCGGAAGCTCTACAGCCTGCCCTGGGCGATCGCGCTCGGTCTGCTGCTCGGCGGCGCGCTGGGCAACCTCACGGACCGGATCTTCCGCTCCCCGGGCGTCTTCGAGGGCGCGGTCGTCGACTTCATCGCCCCCGCGCACTTCGCCGTCTTCAACCTCGCCGACTCGGCGATCGTCTGCGGCGGCATCCTCATCGTGATCCTGTCGTTCCGGGGTCTGGACCCCGACGGCACCATCCACAAGGACTGA
- a CDS encoding RluA family pseudouridine synthase: MSTSPEIRTLPVPDGLEGERVDAAIARMFGFSRTKAAELAAAGKVQVDGSVVGKSERVSGGAWLEVEMPGAAAPVQIVAEPVEGMEIVHDDDDIVVIMKPIGVAAHPSPGWTGTTVIGGLAAAGYRISTSGAAERQGIVHRLDVGTSGLMVVAKSEYAYTSLKRQFKERTVDKRYHALVQGHPDPMSGTIDAPIGRHPNHDYKWAVTADGKASVTHYDLIEAYRSASLLDIKLETGRTHQIRVHMSAHRHPCVGDLTYGADPTIAKRLGLTRQWLHAVRLGFEHPGDGSWVEFASTYPEDLQKALDRIAAESQ; encoded by the coding sequence GTGAGTACGAGTCCCGAGATCCGCACGCTGCCCGTTCCCGATGGCCTGGAGGGCGAGCGCGTCGACGCCGCCATCGCCCGTATGTTCGGGTTCTCCCGTACGAAGGCGGCCGAGCTGGCCGCCGCAGGGAAGGTCCAGGTCGACGGCTCCGTCGTCGGCAAGTCCGAGCGGGTGAGCGGCGGCGCGTGGCTCGAGGTCGAGATGCCGGGCGCGGCCGCGCCCGTGCAGATCGTCGCCGAGCCCGTCGAGGGCATGGAGATCGTCCACGACGACGACGACATCGTCGTGATCATGAAGCCGATCGGTGTGGCCGCGCACCCCAGCCCCGGCTGGACCGGCACCACGGTCATCGGCGGCCTCGCCGCCGCCGGGTACCGCATCTCCACCTCCGGCGCCGCCGAGCGCCAGGGCATCGTGCACCGCCTCGACGTCGGCACCTCCGGTCTGATGGTGGTCGCCAAGTCGGAGTACGCGTACACCTCGCTCAAGCGCCAGTTCAAGGAGCGCACGGTCGACAAGCGCTACCACGCGCTGGTGCAGGGCCACCCCGACCCGATGAGCGGCACCATCGACGCCCCCATCGGCCGGCACCCGAACCACGACTACAAGTGGGCGGTCACCGCCGACGGCAAGGCGTCCGTCACGCACTACGACCTCATCGAGGCGTACCGCTCGGCGTCGCTCCTCGACATCAAGCTGGAGACGGGCCGCACCCACCAGATCCGGGTGCACATGTCCGCCCACCGCCACCCCTGCGTGGGTGACCTGACCTACGGCGCCGACCCGACGATCGCCAAGCGCCTCGGCCTGACCCGGCAGTGGCTGCACGCCGTCCGGCTGGGCTTCGAGCACCCGGGCGACGGCTCGTGGGTCGAGTTCGCCAGCACGTACCCCGAGGACCTCCAGAAGGCCCTGGACCGGATCGCGGCGGAGAGCCAGTGA